Within the Thiohalobacter sp. IOR34 genome, the region GATGGCGCACAGCCCCATCGGTTCCATCAACGATTTCGTGCGCGACGAGATCCTGGAGCGGCGCGACGTCGCCAGCGCCCTGGACCACATGGTGCAGTCGGTGCAGACATTCAACCAGCTCAAGCAGCAGGCGGAGGAAGTCGAGGCCCAGACCGCCAGGCTGCGCCGCATCGAGCAGCATGGTGTACAGATCGAACGGGGTTACAAGGCCCTGGCGGAAAAACGGCTGCTGCTGGCGGAGACCGTCCTGTACCAACTGGAACAGAAACGCGATGCGACACACGAAGAAATCGAAAGCAGCCGGGCCGAACGGCGTGGCATCGGGCGTCGCCTGGCCGCGCTCGAATCCGAACTGCAGCAGGTGGACAAGGAACGTGTCGTCCTCCAGGCCGAGCGTGACGGCCATCCCGTGCTGGCCCAGAAGGGCGAGCTGGAAAAAGAGCTCGAAACCCTGCGTCAGGCGCAGTTCGATCAGACCTCGCAACTACTGAGCGCCCTGGAAACCGTACAGAAAAAACTCAATATCCTGCCGCAACTGAAATCCCTGGTGCCGGAGGGCGACGACGAACTGGCCAAAGGTCTGCTAGGACTCCTGCAGACGGGCGCGCCCTTGCAGGCACTCGATATCGGTGAGTACCGGCGTCACCTCATGGAGGTCATCCAGAAAGAGGCGGGGCTGTACCAGCCTGAGGCCTTCGCCGCCTTTGCCGAACGGGCCGGCGGCAGCCGGATCGACCGCCTGCTCGCGGACATCCGCGACCGGGTGAGCCGGCGCGGCGGTCTGGACGAACGGCAGCTCCTGCTGCAACAGCGGCTGCGCGACGAGCACCAGCGCCTGTCCGGAGAACTCAAGGAGACCGAGGCCCAACTCGACCGGCTGCAACGGGGCGAACCGCCCTTGCCCAGGGAGACGGAAGCCGCCCTGGCGCTGCTGCGCCGGGAACAGCCCGGCGCCCGGCCCCGGGTGCTCTGCGAGCTGATCGAGATGGCGTCAGGCTTCGAAGACTGGCAGCCGGTCATTGAGGCCTATCTGGGCAGAAACCGTTTCGTCATCCTGGTGGAACCCGAATACGAATCCAGCGCCACCCGGCTGTTGAAACAGCACCGGCTGCACCGCTGCAAGATCGTCCAGGGCGAACGGGCGCGTCGGGATGCCGCCCAACGCTCCGTAGAACCACACACCCTGCCAGCCTGCCTGAAGGTGGACGACCCCACGGCACTCGCTTATCTGCTCGGCACCTACGGCAACGTCAAGCTGGTCGGTGATATGGAGACGTTACGCTGGACCCCGCGCGGCATCATGAAAGAAGGCTTTGCCTCCAGCGGCTACACCCAGTTTCCCTGCCAGGCCCGCAACGACGAACTGACCTTTGGCCGGCAGGCCCGGCAATACCGGCTGGAAAGCCTGCGGGCCCGCAAACGGGAAACCGAAGAGACGCTGGCCCGCCTCGACGAACGGCTGGGCGCCCTCGGCCGCCTGGCCGACGGCCTCCACCTGCTGAAGACCGACACCGCCCTGGAGGAGATCGCCATCGGCCTGTACGAGCGGGCCGAACGGATGACCCGGCTTCGCGACCGTATCGAGGCCCTGGACCTGGGCGAAGCCCAATCCCTGGAACGGCGCTACCAAGCCGCGCTGGAAAGGATGGAAGCGCTGCAAAAGGAAAAGGAAACCGCCATCGATCGCAAGGGGGCACTGGGCGAAAAGCTCAGGCAACTCGAAGAACGGCTGGCCGGACTGGAAAACGAACAGGCGGAAGCGCGCAAGGGACTGGAAGCGGCCCGCCGGATCGTCCTCGACCTCGCCCGGCCAGATTCGGATTACGATGCCGGGGCCGTCATTGAGGCGCTGGCCGCGCAGGCCCACCGGGACACGCCGGATACCGATGAGCTGCATGCGCGGATAGAAAACGAGCAAAAGCAGTTCAACGGCCACTGGCCCAACTACCGCAGCGCCATCCGGGAATACAACGCCGCGGTGCCATCCCGAGAGCAGGCCATTACATTGTCACCACAGGCGCTGGATACCAATACGCTGGAACACAATACCCGTTTCTTCATGTTCATGGCCATCCAGCACGAGGTCCGGGCGCGCCTGCACATGCTCGAAACCTCCATACTTAACGCCATCCGCGAACAGCTCGCCGACATCAAACAGGAGATCGACAAGGCCGTCACCAACGACTTTGTCAACTTGGTGATGGCCAACATCCGCAGCGGCAGGCAGCAGATCGACGACCTCAACCGCACCCTCCAGCAGCACCGCTTCGGCGACGAGCAATATGAATTCATCGCCCACTACCGGGAAGGCCTCCACGGCGCCTACCGGCGTTTCTTCAAGGCCGTCGCCGACAAGTCACTGCTCAACGAGGATGCCTTCTCCATCTTCGACGACAGCCAGTTCGACGCCCAGGACATCCAAACCCGTGACGAGATCATGGACAAGCTGTTCCAGGGCAGGGACACCCGGGTCCGCGATGAGCTGCTGCGCATGGCCGACTACCGGGAGTATTTCGACTTCGATATCTACCGCGTGCATGAAGGCGAACGCATCTCCCTGGCCGAGGACGCCACCGGCAGCGGCGGTCAACT harbors:
- a CDS encoding SbcC/MukB-like Walker B domain-containing protein, with protein sequence METVQATRTWSRLMAHSPIGSINDFVRDEILERRDVASALDHMVQSVQTFNQLKQQAEEVEAQTARLRRIEQHGVQIERGYKALAEKRLLLAETVLYQLEQKRDATHEEIESSRAERRGIGRRLAALESELQQVDKERVVLQAERDGHPVLAQKGELEKELETLRQAQFDQTSQLLSALETVQKKLNILPQLKSLVPEGDDELAKGLLGLLQTGAPLQALDIGEYRRHLMEVIQKEAGLYQPEAFAAFAERAGGSRIDRLLADIRDRVSRRGGLDERQLLLQQRLRDEHQRLSGELKETEAQLDRLQRGEPPLPRETEAALALLRREQPGARPRVLCELIEMASGFEDWQPVIEAYLGRNRFVILVEPEYESSATRLLKQHRLHRCKIVQGERARRDAAQRSVEPHTLPACLKVDDPTALAYLLGTYGNVKLVGDMETLRWTPRGIMKEGFASSGYTQFPCQARNDELTFGRQARQYRLESLRARKRETEETLARLDERLGALGRLADGLHLLKTDTALEEIAIGLYERAERMTRLRDRIEALDLGEAQSLERRYQAALERMEALQKEKETAIDRKGALGEKLRQLEERLAGLENEQAEARKGLEAARRIVLDLARPDSDYDAGAVIEALAAQAHRDTPDTDELHARIENEQKQFNGHWPNYRSAIREYNAAVPSREQAITLSPQALDTNTLEHNTRFFMFMAIQHEVRARLHMLETSILNAIREQLADIKQEIDKAVTNDFVNLVMANIRSGRQQIDDLNRTLQQHRFGDEQYEFIAHYREGLHGAYRRFFKAVADKSLLNEDAFSIFDDSQFDAQDIQTRDEIMDKLFQGRDTRVRDELLRMADYREYFDFDIYRVHEGERISLAEDATGSGGQLETAAYAIRSASVINAFRLNDRRSPRHCRFLLFDETFAKTDEQRSVEILKLLTRSLKLQILFVVPSRSAGVFKPILTHQHVFTKFKSVNAPGELNDLVEIKSEILDNEKIAKLWEQHKEEVMLQAALEFDNLDTETT